A portion of the Helicoverpa zea isolate HzStark_Cry1AcR chromosome 25, ilHelZeax1.1, whole genome shotgun sequence genome contains these proteins:
- the LOC124642784 gene encoding dynein axonemal intermediate chain 2-like: MAISIVYAYDLKRKNFGKQPQFSLTAETMLDTMEPNKAEQRKYCLRNPINRECQMYLPKSEHVVNTERVHMSSRGINHSEGGWPKDVHYNIEEETIRYRRRIEREDTYIHAVTTLAPKFIKFLRQNNAIEIYEQYFKGMPETVSCEKPSAKLNNVYRDADQRPVAGLRWTIEDDPKLVVTYCSKVYPAKGPVNKHFHCFVWDLENPFTPHFEFLPPTACWDIACSPVNPALIVGGLDDGRVCVFDIRAQAEPVSISPTHNANRDPITAILYIQSRLNNEFFISSSDGHCKWFDIRDLSEPMESIFMTVEVPRGEVPSSANAEGITSMQFDRALPTRFLAGTETGLVLNINRKGKTQQELMTGTYNAHLGPVRAVHRSPCITKMFLTCGDWTVHVWSDDIRTSPLITGNRHRHQLMDAVWAPERLTCYMTVSEDGMFRYCDLLRSYSEPVLSMALSKQPLLKVVPHADGRLVVMGDKEGIVYLVSLSRGLISSDSNDKPYMLQNYDRECKREQILAARIKEIRLRLRDTEEEATQVEVEPDDEALIKSAEEEYRKHVIDEIRRSGMAEAGRKR, encoded by the coding sequence ATGGCCATATCTATAGTATATGCATATGACTTGAAACGAAAAAATTTCGGTAAACAGCCTCAGTTTAGTTTGACAGCAGAAACAATGTTGGATACGATGGAGCCCAACAAAGCTGAACagagaaaatattgtttacgtaatCCAATCAATCGTGAATGTCAGATGTACTTACCCAAGTCTGAACATGTAGTGAACACGGAAAGAGTTCACATGTCCTCTCGGGGTATCAACCACTCTGAAGGTGGCTGGCCCAAGGAtgtacattataatattgaagAAGAAACTATTCGATATCGCCGTCGCATCGAACGCGAGGACACTTATATCCACGCTGTCACGACGCTGGCGCCAAAATTCATAAAATTCCTCAGACAAAATAATGCCATTGAAATTTATGAGCAGTACTTCAAAGGTATGCCGGAAACGGTGTCTTGTGAAAAACCTAGTGCAAAGCTTAACAATGTGTACAGAGATGCGGATCAACGCCCTGTCGCAGGCTTGCGCTGGACCATCGAGGACGATCCAAAACTGGTCGTTACCTACTGTTCTAAGGTTTATCCTGCAAAAGGACCAGTAAACAAACATTTCCATTGTTTTGTGTGGGATCTGGAAAATCCATTTACCCCACATTTTGAATTTTTACCCCCAACAGCTTGCTGGGACATCGCTTGTTCGCCAGTTAATCCTGCGCTTATAGTTGGAGGTCTCGATGACGGTAGAGTCTGTGTATTTGATATACGAGCACAAGCAGAACCTGTTTCTATAAGTCCGACGCACAATGCGAACAGAGATCCGATAACAGCGATTCTTTACATACAGTCACGTCTGAATAATGAATTTTTCATAAGTTCCAGTGACGGACATTGCAAATGGTTTGATATTCGGGATCTGTCGGAACCAATGGAGTCTATCTTTATGACAGTGGAAGTACCTCGTGGAGAAGTGCCCAGTTCTGCTAATGCAGAAGGAATTACCTCAATGCAGTTTGATCGCGCGCTTCCCACAAGGTTCTTGGCTGGAACCGAAACTGGTTTAGTTCTTAATATAAACCGTAAAGGTAAAACCCAACAAGAGCTGATGACTGGAACATATAATGCACATTTGGGACCAGTTCGGGCCGTACACAGAAGTCCGTGTATTACTAAAATGTTTTTGACTTGTGGGGACTGGACTGTGCACGTGTGGAGCGATGATATACGGACGAGCCCCCTTATAACGGGGAATAGGCACCGTCATCAGCTCATGGATGCTGTGTGGGCGCCAGAAAGATTAACATGTTACATGACTGTATCAGAAGATGGAATGTTTCGTTACTGCGACCTACTGCGCAGCTACAGTGAACCTGTGTTGAGTATGGCGTTGTCAAAGCAGCCGTTGTTGAAGGTAGTTCCGCACGCAGATGGTCGTCTGGTCGTCATGGGAGATAAGGAGGGAATAGTTTACTTGGTATCTTTATCGAGAGGTTTGATATCGTCAGATTCGAATGACAAGCCATACATGTTGCAGAACTATGACCGTGAGTGTAAGCGGGAGCAGATTCTGGCGGCTCGGATCAAGGAGATCCGTCTGAGGCTGAGAGACACGGAGGAGGAGGCCACGCAGGTGGAAGTCGAGCCTGATGACGAGGCCTTGATCAAAAGTGCTGAGGAAGAATATCGAAAGCATGTTATTGATGAAATTCGTCGCAGTGGTATGGCTGAAGCAGGGCGAAAACGTTGA
- the LOC124642785 gene encoding uncharacterized protein LOC124642785 has product MVNYCCVYGCGRNSKTSKHLYYYSLPKEQNRLVQWLEAIGRVDLLEKDLKKLTHRVCSRHFSPSSIKNKHLCADAVPSLCLSGSVIDGANDSDQYQAAHSGIVCNSCNKSIVGFRYKCINCTDYDLCAKCEMLEAHPQHYLLRIPKPIDFAIADDLIKKWRQFIKSQNVKLEVQSGLEESSSDDDEPITKYARNYDSGIDLTEEEKSKIRDEVTRVLSIKHSENDDESLKRKQKTQKKRGVVKKKKVEELTDMSEHAGTLRVESVAPEVAFADVNDIKGNPILDVKGEIINTFTPLEPDPQVLHNIKLNDELSEFLIGVKYS; this is encoded by the exons ATGGTAAACTATTGCTGCGTGTATGGTTGCGGCAGGAACAGTAAAACTAGTAAACATCTCTATTACTACAGTTTACCTAAGGAGCAAAACCG GTTAGTGCAATGGCTAGAGGCCATAGGTCGAGTGGACTTGCTGGAGAAAGATCTGAAGAAACTGACCCACCGTGTATGTTCCCGCCACTTCTCGCCGTCTAGCATCAAGAATAAGCACCTGTGTGCTGATGCTGTACCTTCTTTATGTCTTTCTGGAAGTGTGATTGATG gtGCCAACGATTCAGACCAGTATCAAGCAGCTCACAGTGGCATAGTATGCAATAGCTGTAACAAGTCAATTGTGGGGTTCCGCTACAAATGCATCAACTGCACCGACTATGACCTCTGCGCCAAGTGTGAGATGTTGGAGGCTCATCCACAACACTATCTGCTGCGGATACCTAAACCTATTGATTTT GCAATTGCAGATGACCTAATAAAAAAGTGGAGACAATTCATCAAGTCTCAGAATGTAAAACTCGAAGTCCAATCAGGGTTAGAAGAATCTAGCAGCGATGATGACGAACCAATAACAAAGTATGCTAGAAACTACGATAGCGGCATAGATCTGACCgaagaagaaaaaagtaaaattcGCGATGAAGTAACTAGAGTTCTCAGTATTAAACATTCTGAAAATGATGATGAATCTCTCAAAAGAAAGCAGAAGACACAAAAGAAAAGAGGTGTTGTTAAAAAGAAGAAAGTAGAAGAATTAACTGATATGTCGGAACATGCTGGCACGTTACGTGTAGAGAGTGTAGCACCAGAAGTCGCTTTTGCTGATGTTAATGATATTAAAGGAAATCCTATTTTGGATGTGAAGggagaaataataaacacatttACACCTTTAG agCCAGATCCCCAAGTGTTACACAACATCAAGCTGAATGATGAACTTTCTGAATTTCTGATCGGAGTCAAATACTCTTGA